A single region of the Triticum dicoccoides isolate Atlit2015 ecotype Zavitan chromosome 2B, WEW_v2.0, whole genome shotgun sequence genome encodes:
- the LOC119364853 gene encoding probable carboxylesterase 2 — protein sequence MAGSIWSALLLLLNMAGALLAPSARAPQSLPASADDDGDVDFFFFPFLVRYKSGRVQRFVGTDTVPASVDPATGVASKDVAIDAAAGLAVRLYLPSVANGTGSGRGDRLPLVVFYHGGGFVTESAFSPTYQRYLNALASKAGALVVSVDYHLSPEHPLPAAYDDAWAVLRWVLRSARSGAEPWLSRCADLTRLLLVGDSAGGNIAHNMAMRAGREGLDGGAAIQGIALLDPYFWGKRPVPSETRDPEERRLNDRIWSFVCAGRYGADDPVVNPVAMARDEWQRLGCARVLVTVAGLDVLSARGRAYVEELRASGWGGEVRLYETPRENHVYFLLQPDGEKAAKEMDAVVAFINGDRSPGGSKPEDSAKYTNFLGTSLAEGPEKNNIKRKSSCK from the coding sequence ATGGCGGGGAGCATCTGGTCCGCGCTGTTGCTCCTGCTTAACATGGCGGGTGCGCTGCTCGCCCCCTCTGCCCGCGCTCCCCAGAGCCTGCCGGCCTCCGCCGATGACGACGGGGACGTcgacttcttcttcttccccttcctggTGCGCTACAAGAGCGGACGCGTCCAGCGCTTCGTGGGCACGGACACCGTGCCGGCCTCCGTGGACCCCGCCACCGGCGTGGCCTCCAAGGACGTGGCCATCGACGCCGCCGCGGGGCTGGCCGTCCGCCTCTACCTGCCGAGCGTCGCCAACGGCACGGGGAGCGGGCGCGGCGACAGGCTGCCGCTGGTGGTGTTCTACCACGGCGGCGGGTTCGTCACGGAGTCTGCCTTCTCGCCGACGTACCAGCGGTACCTCAACGCGCTCGCGTCCAAGGCCGGGGCGCTCGTCGTGTCCGTGGACTACCACCTCTCGCCGGAGCACCCCCTCCCGGCGGCCTACGACGACGCGTGGGCGGTGCTGAGATGGGTGCTCAGGAGCGCGCGGTCCGGGGCGGAGCCCTGGCTGTCACGCTGCGCCGACCTGACGCGGCTGCTCCTGGTCGGCGACAGCGCCGGGGGCAACATCGCGCACAACATGGCGATGCGCGCCGGCAGGGAGGGCCTGGACGGCGGCGCGGCCATCCAGGGCATAGCGCTGCTGGACCCATACTTCTGGGGGAAGCGCCCGGTGCCGTCGGAGACGCGGGACCCGGAGGAGCGGCGGTTGAACGACCGTATATGGAGCTTCGTCTGCGCGGGGAGGTACGGCGCCGACGACCCGGTGGTCAACCCGGTGGCCATGGCGAGAgacgagtggcagcggctgggGTGCGCGCGCGTGCTGGTGACCGTGGCGGGGCTGGACGTGCTGAGCGCGAGGGGCCGCGCGTACGTGGAGGAGCTCAGGGCGAGCGGGTGGGGCGGCGAGGTGCGGCTGTACGAGACGCCCCGCGAGAACCACGTCTACTTTCTCTTGCAGCCGGACGGCGAGAAGGCGGCGAAGGAGATGGATGCGGTGGTGGCCTTCATCAACGGCGACCGGTCGCCCGGGGGCTCGAAGCCAGAGGATTCGGCCAAATACACAAATTTCTTGGGAACCTCTCTCGCAGAAGGACCGGAGAAGAACAACATAAAAAGGAAATCCAGTTGCAAGTAA
- the LOC119364854 gene encoding uncharacterized protein LOC119364854, producing MAGGGIFSRALSYVVNEFLVEGLANNRAFQRFAVRTNRTLEELSSKAKQAREEISEQFKDARGPDDRFKQ from the exons atggccggcggcggcatCTTCAGCAGGGCGCTGAGCTACGTCGTCAACGAGTTCCTCGTCGAGGGCCTCGCCAACAA CCGTGCCTTCCAGAGGTTTGCTGTGAGGACCAACAGGACTTTAGAGGAACTCTCATCTAAAG CTAAGCAAGCGAGGGAGGAGATATCGGAGCAATTTAAGGATGCTCGTGGACCCGATGAT CGCTTCAAGCAGTGA